Within the Streptomyces sp. NBC_00554 genome, the region CGCGACCGGGTCCGGCGGCGGCTGCGAGGAGTACTGGTATCTGACGGTGCCCGACCCGGCGCCGTACTCCTGCAAGGCCGACAACGGCCCCTACCGGGAGGTGCAGATCAAGGTCGACGGCCAACTCGCCGGTATCGCCGAGCCGTTCCCGACCGTGTGGACGGGCGGCTGGTCCAACCCCTTCCTCTGGTACGTGATTCCGGGTCCGCGTGCCTTTGACATCAAGCCCATCGAGTACGACCTGACGCCGTTCGCGGGACTCCTCAACGACGGTCGCCCGCACCGGATCGATGTCTCCGTCGTGGGCGTCCCCGAGGGGCAGACCGGCTGGAGCACCCCGGTCAACGTCCTCGTCTGGCAGGACGCGAAGAGGGAGCACGTGAGCGGTGCGCTCACGGAGGTCAAGGCGGGCACTCTCGCCGACTCCTCGACGTACACGCCCGGTTCGGAACACCGCCTCGACACCGCAGGCAGTCACCGGCTGACGGTCGCCGGGTACGTCGACACCTCGCACGGCCGGGTGAAGACCACGGTGAGCCGCAAGCTGGCGAACACCTCCGTGCACCGCTGGACCGACGGCGAGAACACGGACGGGCTCAAGGCCACCTGGACCGACGACGAGACGGTCACCGTCGACGGGCGGGGGCCGGCCACCGCGACGCGCACGCAGCGCACTTACACGATGGACGGGACGACCACGCTCGGCGCGGACGACCGGCTGCGCACCGTCCTGACACTCGGCGACCGGGCGGCGGTCGACGAGACACGCGGCGGGCGGCGCACAGTGTGGTCACGGCTCGACGACACCTACGCGGGCGACACGACGTATACGGCGAACGTGCCGCGTGACCAGCGCCACGCGGTCGGTACGACGAGTGAGCGCTACCGCCTGTACGGCTCGGCCGGGTGCTACGACCGCACCCTGGCCACCGCGCAGGGCGTACTGACGGAGGACCGCCGCAACTGCTGAGGCGACGGCGGCCGCAGAGGTCCCGGCAAGGAACTCCGTGTCACGTGCATGATTTACGTGG harbors:
- a CDS encoding peptide-N4-asparagine amidase, yielding MRSRIIMSMLAGVTLVASALLGAGPASAAQFADPPAEFGTDWHDPLTAAPPVAKPDTRSCEVTVAQAQFRDFTPYQGSYAPPGDCGDRWSKVVLRLDGNVKGRQYDRLGYLHIDGVEVFRTSTPQPSPDGIEWSVEKDVTRYSDTLRTEQPVEMLIGNVVNDTYTGIIDVKVTLTFYAAEDTAKKAEAATPDRVLTLQDGALTTPRNSERIVAEVYATGSGGGCEEYWYLTVPDPAPYSCKADNGPYREVQIKVDGQLAGIAEPFPTVWTGGWSNPFLWYVIPGPRAFDIKPIEYDLTPFAGLLNDGRPHRIDVSVVGVPEGQTGWSTPVNVLVWQDAKREHVSGALTEVKAGTLADSSTYTPGSEHRLDTAGSHRLTVAGYVDTSHGRVKTTVSRKLANTSVHRWTDGENTDGLKATWTDDETVTVDGRGPATATRTQRTYTMDGTTTLGADDRLRTVLTLGDRAAVDETRGGRRTVWSRLDDTYAGDTTYTANVPRDQRHAVGTTSERYRLYGSAGCYDRTLATAQGVLTEDRRNC